The following proteins are encoded in a genomic region of Takifugu rubripes chromosome 21, fTakRub1.2, whole genome shotgun sequence:
- the c21h5orf34 gene encoding uncharacterized protein C5orf34 homolog isoform X4, producing MMECNGNTSLMIMYEDESVEVRYKNDVHLQLSPCGSEFILVKPSGDSPLTGDRVRQRTRFTISTYKEMIVGALTFRNTYASQPYLPDELIPVDHKKPFFSLDLDMKWPELCSCIGELGSCGELIIRSEEGRAVFILGPSGQEFSVQYTCCLSGSHNQNHSTQDGSTEPEKKPVNALMCGRATAAAHGTNDGHLERNRNIKLLSLATSNVQPKPEAAYQSTTVVQHFSCRAVAPHWRYPLSLAQHLLMTLSQPDDVRTEEQSFLTQLTVEERRSHLPQALPLTCPSPQWHRGRFADPLLKNEHRELQGELVKVMWCHGITYRVLSGVVPVIEVSLGDGSVMRSNSILNTYFTHHKPDCHSGKRKVKEVIYHVNNLPPDLPGQPYSVRSVVNRATRILSSYTKAKQMLQFPATPSCLQLWKTARNEECGPFPVSAEQHANVTHTGENMSGIVAAELEKIKHFNFLLTSLLFCKGRRRPFRT from the exons ATGATGGAATGCAACGGAAATACCAGCTTGATGATCATGTATGAAGACGAGTCTGTGGAAGTCCGTTACAAAAACGATGTCCATTTACAGCTATCACCGTGTGGTAGTGAATTCATCCTGGTTAAACCTTCCGGGGACTCTCCGCTGACTGGGGACAGGGTGCGACAAAGGACCCGATTCACGATCAGCACTTATAAG GAAATGATAGTTGGTGCACTGACATTTAGGAATACATATGCAAGTCAACCATATCTGCCTGATGAGCTCATTCCTGTTGACCACAAAAAG CCTTTTTTCAGTCTCGACTTAGATATGAAGTGGCCTGAATTGTGTTCCTGCATTGGCGAGCTTGGAAGTTGCGGTGAACTCATCATCAGGTCGGAAGAAGGACGAGCAGTGTTCATTCTGGGCCCATCAGGACAAGAATTTTCTGTCCAGTACACGTGCTGTCTGAGTGGCAGCCACAACCAGAACCATAGCACACAGGATGGCAGCACAGAACCTGAGAAGAAGCCAGTAAATGCCCTGATGTGTGGGagagctactgctgctgcacatgGCACCAATGATGGACACCtggagagaaacagaaacattaaGTTATTGAGCTTGGCGACCAGCAATGTGCAACCAAAG CCAGAGGCAGCGTACCAATCCACCACGGTGGTCCAGCATTTTTCATGCCGTGCTGTTGCCCCCCACTGGCGCTATCCTCTCTCTTTAGCTCAGCATCTCCTCATGACTCTTTCCCAGCCTGATGATGTCAGAACAGAGGAACAGAGTTTTTTGACCCAACTGACCGTTGAGGAAAGGCGCTCTCATCTTCCTCAGGCGCTGCCTCTCACATGTCCATCACCACAATGGCACAG GGGGAGGTTTGCAGACCCACTTCTAAAAAATGAGCATCGAGAGCTTCAGGGAGAGCTGGTGAAAGTCATGTGGTGCCATGGCATTACCTACAG GGTACTGAGTGGAGTTGTCCCTGTCATAGAGGTTTCCCTGGGAGATGGTTCGGTCATGCGTTCTAACAGTATCCTCAACACCTACTTTACCCATCACAAGCCTGACTGCCATTCAGGGAAGCGAAAG GTGAAAGAGGTAATATACCATGTGAACAACCTTCCCCCTGATCTCCCTGGACAGCCTTACTCTGTGCGCTCTGTTGTCAATCGTGCAACCAG GATCCTGAGCAGCTACACCAAAGCCAAGCAAATGCTGCAGTTTCCAGCCACACCCAGCTGCTTGCAG TTATGGAAAACAGCAAGAAATGAAGAATGTGGTCCCTTTCCAGTATCAGCTGAGCAGCATGCGAATGTCACGCACACAGGAGAAAATAT GTCTGGGATTGTAGCTGCAGAACTGGAGAAGATAAAGCACTTCAACT TCCTGC TGACGTCACTGCTGTTCTGCAAAGGACGTCGAAGGCCATTCAGGACATAG
- the c21h5orf34 gene encoding uncharacterized protein C5orf34 homolog isoform X2: protein MMECNGNTSLMIMYEDESVEVRYKNDVHLQLSPCGSEFILVKPSGDSPLTGDREMIVGALTFRNTYASQPYLPDELIPVDHKKPFFSLDLDMKWPELCSCIGELGSCGELIIRSEEGRAVFILGPSGQEFSVQYTCCLSGSHNQNHSTQDGSTEPEKKPVNALMCGRATAAAHGTNDGHLERNRNIKLLSLATSNVQPKPEAAYQSTTVVQHFSCRAVAPHWRYPLSLAQHLLMTLSQPDDVRTEEQSFLTQLTVEERRSHLPQALPLTCPSPQWHRGRFADPLLKNEHRELQGELVKVMWCHGITYRVLSGVVPVIEVSLGDGSVMRSNSILNTYFTHHKPDCHSGKRKVKEVIYHVNNLPPDLPGQPYSVRSVVNRATRILSSYTKAKQMLQFPATPSCLQLWKTARNEECGPFPVSAEQHANVTHTGENMSGIVAAELEKIKHFNFLLDHSYLPGRGIPKEKCSGEEAPAQTVDENDVTAVLQRTSKAIQDIDALVATAMHTSDSHDLDLSN from the exons ATGATGGAATGCAACGGAAATACCAGCTTGATGATCATGTATGAAGACGAGTCTGTGGAAGTCCGTTACAAAAACGATGTCCATTTACAGCTATCACCGTGTGGTAGTGAATTCATCCTGGTTAAACCTTCCGGGGACTCTCCGCTGACTGGGGACAGG GAAATGATAGTTGGTGCACTGACATTTAGGAATACATATGCAAGTCAACCATATCTGCCTGATGAGCTCATTCCTGTTGACCACAAAAAG CCTTTTTTCAGTCTCGACTTAGATATGAAGTGGCCTGAATTGTGTTCCTGCATTGGCGAGCTTGGAAGTTGCGGTGAACTCATCATCAGGTCGGAAGAAGGACGAGCAGTGTTCATTCTGGGCCCATCAGGACAAGAATTTTCTGTCCAGTACACGTGCTGTCTGAGTGGCAGCCACAACCAGAACCATAGCACACAGGATGGCAGCACAGAACCTGAGAAGAAGCCAGTAAATGCCCTGATGTGTGGGagagctactgctgctgcacatgGCACCAATGATGGACACCtggagagaaacagaaacattaaGTTATTGAGCTTGGCGACCAGCAATGTGCAACCAAAG CCAGAGGCAGCGTACCAATCCACCACGGTGGTCCAGCATTTTTCATGCCGTGCTGTTGCCCCCCACTGGCGCTATCCTCTCTCTTTAGCTCAGCATCTCCTCATGACTCTTTCCCAGCCTGATGATGTCAGAACAGAGGAACAGAGTTTTTTGACCCAACTGACCGTTGAGGAAAGGCGCTCTCATCTTCCTCAGGCGCTGCCTCTCACATGTCCATCACCACAATGGCACAG GGGGAGGTTTGCAGACCCACTTCTAAAAAATGAGCATCGAGAGCTTCAGGGAGAGCTGGTGAAAGTCATGTGGTGCCATGGCATTACCTACAG GGTACTGAGTGGAGTTGTCCCTGTCATAGAGGTTTCCCTGGGAGATGGTTCGGTCATGCGTTCTAACAGTATCCTCAACACCTACTTTACCCATCACAAGCCTGACTGCCATTCAGGGAAGCGAAAG GTGAAAGAGGTAATATACCATGTGAACAACCTTCCCCCTGATCTCCCTGGACAGCCTTACTCTGTGCGCTCTGTTGTCAATCGTGCAACCAG GATCCTGAGCAGCTACACCAAAGCCAAGCAAATGCTGCAGTTTCCAGCCACACCCAGCTGCTTGCAG TTATGGAAAACAGCAAGAAATGAAGAATGTGGTCCCTTTCCAGTATCAGCTGAGCAGCATGCGAATGTCACGCACACAGGAGAAAATAT GTCTGGGATTGTAGCTGCAGAACTGGAGAAGATAAAGCACTTCAACT TCCTGCTGGACCATTCCTACCTCCCAGGGAGGGGGATTCCCAAGGAAAAGTGCTCTGGAGAGGAGGCGCCGGCTCAAACTGTGGATGAGAATGACGTCACTGCTGTTCTGCAAAGGACGTCGAAGGCCATTCAGGACATAGATGCTCTCGTAGCTACAGCTATGCACACGTCAGACAGTCACGACTTAGACCTTTCTAATTAG
- the c21h5orf34 gene encoding uncharacterized protein C5orf34 homolog isoform X1, which translates to MMECNGNTSLMIMYEDESVEVRYKNDVHLQLSPCGSEFILVKPSGDSPLTGDRVRQRTRFTISTYKEMIVGALTFRNTYASQPYLPDELIPVDHKKPFFSLDLDMKWPELCSCIGELGSCGELIIRSEEGRAVFILGPSGQEFSVQYTCCLSGSHNQNHSTQDGSTEPEKKPVNALMCGRATAAAHGTNDGHLERNRNIKLLSLATSNVQPKPEAAYQSTTVVQHFSCRAVAPHWRYPLSLAQHLLMTLSQPDDVRTEEQSFLTQLTVEERRSHLPQALPLTCPSPQWHRGRFADPLLKNEHRELQGELVKVMWCHGITYRVLSGVVPVIEVSLGDGSVMRSNSILNTYFTHHKPDCHSGKRKVKEVIYHVNNLPPDLPGQPYSVRSVVNRATRILSSYTKAKQMLQFPATPSCLQLWKTARNEECGPFPVSAEQHANVTHTGENMSGIVAAELEKIKHFNFLLDHSYLPGRGIPKEKCSGEEAPAQTVDENDVTAVLQRTSKAIQDIDALVATAMHTSDSHDLDLSN; encoded by the exons ATGATGGAATGCAACGGAAATACCAGCTTGATGATCATGTATGAAGACGAGTCTGTGGAAGTCCGTTACAAAAACGATGTCCATTTACAGCTATCACCGTGTGGTAGTGAATTCATCCTGGTTAAACCTTCCGGGGACTCTCCGCTGACTGGGGACAGGGTGCGACAAAGGACCCGATTCACGATCAGCACTTATAAG GAAATGATAGTTGGTGCACTGACATTTAGGAATACATATGCAAGTCAACCATATCTGCCTGATGAGCTCATTCCTGTTGACCACAAAAAG CCTTTTTTCAGTCTCGACTTAGATATGAAGTGGCCTGAATTGTGTTCCTGCATTGGCGAGCTTGGAAGTTGCGGTGAACTCATCATCAGGTCGGAAGAAGGACGAGCAGTGTTCATTCTGGGCCCATCAGGACAAGAATTTTCTGTCCAGTACACGTGCTGTCTGAGTGGCAGCCACAACCAGAACCATAGCACACAGGATGGCAGCACAGAACCTGAGAAGAAGCCAGTAAATGCCCTGATGTGTGGGagagctactgctgctgcacatgGCACCAATGATGGACACCtggagagaaacagaaacattaaGTTATTGAGCTTGGCGACCAGCAATGTGCAACCAAAG CCAGAGGCAGCGTACCAATCCACCACGGTGGTCCAGCATTTTTCATGCCGTGCTGTTGCCCCCCACTGGCGCTATCCTCTCTCTTTAGCTCAGCATCTCCTCATGACTCTTTCCCAGCCTGATGATGTCAGAACAGAGGAACAGAGTTTTTTGACCCAACTGACCGTTGAGGAAAGGCGCTCTCATCTTCCTCAGGCGCTGCCTCTCACATGTCCATCACCACAATGGCACAG GGGGAGGTTTGCAGACCCACTTCTAAAAAATGAGCATCGAGAGCTTCAGGGAGAGCTGGTGAAAGTCATGTGGTGCCATGGCATTACCTACAG GGTACTGAGTGGAGTTGTCCCTGTCATAGAGGTTTCCCTGGGAGATGGTTCGGTCATGCGTTCTAACAGTATCCTCAACACCTACTTTACCCATCACAAGCCTGACTGCCATTCAGGGAAGCGAAAG GTGAAAGAGGTAATATACCATGTGAACAACCTTCCCCCTGATCTCCCTGGACAGCCTTACTCTGTGCGCTCTGTTGTCAATCGTGCAACCAG GATCCTGAGCAGCTACACCAAAGCCAAGCAAATGCTGCAGTTTCCAGCCACACCCAGCTGCTTGCAG TTATGGAAAACAGCAAGAAATGAAGAATGTGGTCCCTTTCCAGTATCAGCTGAGCAGCATGCGAATGTCACGCACACAGGAGAAAATAT GTCTGGGATTGTAGCTGCAGAACTGGAGAAGATAAAGCACTTCAACT TCCTGCTGGACCATTCCTACCTCCCAGGGAGGGGGATTCCCAAGGAAAAGTGCTCTGGAGAGGAGGCGCCGGCTCAAACTGTGGATGAGAATGACGTCACTGCTGTTCTGCAAAGGACGTCGAAGGCCATTCAGGACATAGATGCTCTCGTAGCTACAGCTATGCACACGTCAGACAGTCACGACTTAGACCTTTCTAATTAG
- the c21h5orf34 gene encoding uncharacterized protein C5orf34 homolog isoform X3 — MMECNGNTSLMIMYEDESVEVRYKNDVHLQLSPCGSEFILVKPSGDSPLTGDRVRQRTRFTISTYKEMIVGALTFRNTYASQPYLPDELIPVDHKKPFFSLDLDMKWPELCSCIGELGSCGELIIRSEEGRAVFILGPSGQEFSVQYTCCLSGSHNQNHSTQDGSTEPEKKPVNALMCGRATAAAHGTNDGHLERNRNIKLLSLATSNVQPKPEAAYQSTTVVQHFSCRAVAPHWRYPLSLAQHLLMTLSQPDDVRTEEQSFLTQLTVEERRSHLPQALPLTCPSPQWHRGRFADPLLKNEHRELQGELVKVMWCHGITYRVLSGVVPVIEVSLGDGSVMRSNSILNTYFTHHKPDCHSGKRKVKEVIYHVNNLPPDLPGQPYSVRSVVNRATRILSSYTKAKQMLQFPATPSCLQLWKTARNEECGPFPVSAEQHANVTHTGENMSGIVAAELEKIKHFNLSSPADVTAVLQRTSKAIQDIDALVATAMHTSDSHDLDLSN; from the exons ATGATGGAATGCAACGGAAATACCAGCTTGATGATCATGTATGAAGACGAGTCTGTGGAAGTCCGTTACAAAAACGATGTCCATTTACAGCTATCACCGTGTGGTAGTGAATTCATCCTGGTTAAACCTTCCGGGGACTCTCCGCTGACTGGGGACAGGGTGCGACAAAGGACCCGATTCACGATCAGCACTTATAAG GAAATGATAGTTGGTGCACTGACATTTAGGAATACATATGCAAGTCAACCATATCTGCCTGATGAGCTCATTCCTGTTGACCACAAAAAG CCTTTTTTCAGTCTCGACTTAGATATGAAGTGGCCTGAATTGTGTTCCTGCATTGGCGAGCTTGGAAGTTGCGGTGAACTCATCATCAGGTCGGAAGAAGGACGAGCAGTGTTCATTCTGGGCCCATCAGGACAAGAATTTTCTGTCCAGTACACGTGCTGTCTGAGTGGCAGCCACAACCAGAACCATAGCACACAGGATGGCAGCACAGAACCTGAGAAGAAGCCAGTAAATGCCCTGATGTGTGGGagagctactgctgctgcacatgGCACCAATGATGGACACCtggagagaaacagaaacattaaGTTATTGAGCTTGGCGACCAGCAATGTGCAACCAAAG CCAGAGGCAGCGTACCAATCCACCACGGTGGTCCAGCATTTTTCATGCCGTGCTGTTGCCCCCCACTGGCGCTATCCTCTCTCTTTAGCTCAGCATCTCCTCATGACTCTTTCCCAGCCTGATGATGTCAGAACAGAGGAACAGAGTTTTTTGACCCAACTGACCGTTGAGGAAAGGCGCTCTCATCTTCCTCAGGCGCTGCCTCTCACATGTCCATCACCACAATGGCACAG GGGGAGGTTTGCAGACCCACTTCTAAAAAATGAGCATCGAGAGCTTCAGGGAGAGCTGGTGAAAGTCATGTGGTGCCATGGCATTACCTACAG GGTACTGAGTGGAGTTGTCCCTGTCATAGAGGTTTCCCTGGGAGATGGTTCGGTCATGCGTTCTAACAGTATCCTCAACACCTACTTTACCCATCACAAGCCTGACTGCCATTCAGGGAAGCGAAAG GTGAAAGAGGTAATATACCATGTGAACAACCTTCCCCCTGATCTCCCTGGACAGCCTTACTCTGTGCGCTCTGTTGTCAATCGTGCAACCAG GATCCTGAGCAGCTACACCAAAGCCAAGCAAATGCTGCAGTTTCCAGCCACACCCAGCTGCTTGCAG TTATGGAAAACAGCAAGAAATGAAGAATGTGGTCCCTTTCCAGTATCAGCTGAGCAGCATGCGAATGTCACGCACACAGGAGAAAATAT GTCTGGGATTGTAGCTGCAGAACTGGAGAAGATAAAGCACTTCAACT TGTCCAGTCCTGC TGACGTCACTGCTGTTCTGCAAAGGACGTCGAAGGCCATTCAGGACATAGATGCTCTCGTAGCTACAGCTATGCACACGTCAGACAGTCACGACTTAGACCTTTCTAATTAG